From a single Pseudomonas triticicola genomic region:
- a CDS encoding cupin domain-containing protein, giving the protein MNIQNVVDISLASSEAERYRPDPAKVLKGDPEQAVFHQYDSPCGQMGVGVWEGAVGQWTVNYTEHEYCEILQGVSVLRDSDGNAKTLRVGDRFVIPAGFRGTWEVLEACRKVYVIFEQKA; this is encoded by the coding sequence ATGAACATCCAGAACGTCGTCGACATCAGCCTCGCCAGCAGCGAAGCCGAGCGCTATCGCCCGGACCCGGCGAAGGTGCTCAAGGGCGATCCTGAGCAGGCGGTGTTTCATCAATACGACAGCCCTTGTGGGCAAATGGGCGTGGGTGTGTGGGAAGGCGCGGTGGGTCAGTGGACGGTAAATTACACCGAGCATGAGTACTGCGAGATTCTGCAGGGGGTTTCGGTATTGCGTGACAGCGATGGCAATGCCAAGACCTTGCGCGTTGGCGATCGCTTCGTGATTCCGGCAGGGTTTCGCGGAACCTGGGAAGTGCTTGAGGCTTGCCGCAAGGTTTATGTGATCTTTGAACAGAAGGCTTGA
- a CDS encoding ABC transporter substrate-binding protein, whose product MRLAALPLLLAPLLLSPLAQAAALSVCTEASPEGFDVVQYNSLTTTNASADVLMNRLVDFDTASGKVIPSLADSWEVSTDGLTYVFKLHPQVKFHTTDYFKPSRELSAEDVKFSFDRMLDPANPWHKVAQSGFPHAQSMQLPSLIKKIDALDPLTVRFTLDHPDSTFLATLSMGFASIYSAEYADKLMKAGATDKLNSQPIGTGPFVFNRFQKDAAIRYKANPDYFRGKPAVDPLIFAITPDANVRLQKLRRNECQIALSPKPLDVQAALKEPTLKVEKTDAFMTAFVGINSQHPPLDKPEVRQAINLAFDKANYIKAVFEDTAEAANGPYPPNTWSYAKNLPGYPHDVAKAKALLAKAGLKDGFQTTIWTRPSGSLLNPNPSLGAQMLQSDLAEIGIQAEIRVIEWGELIRRAKAGEHDLLFMGWAGDNGDPDNFLTPQFSCAAVKSGTNFARYCNADLDKLISAGKTTSEQGVRTKLYEQAQAQIQQQALWLPLAHPTAYALTRKDVQGYSVSPFGRQDYSKVILK is encoded by the coding sequence ATGCGCCTCGCTGCCCTACCCCTGTTACTCGCTCCGCTGTTGCTGAGCCCCCTCGCCCAGGCCGCCGCGTTGAGCGTGTGTACCGAGGCCAGCCCCGAAGGGTTCGACGTGGTGCAGTACAACTCGCTGACCACCACCAATGCTTCGGCTGACGTACTGATGAACCGCTTGGTGGATTTCGACACCGCCAGTGGCAAGGTCATCCCGAGCCTCGCCGATAGCTGGGAAGTCAGCACCGACGGCCTGACCTACGTGTTCAAGCTGCACCCGCAGGTGAAATTTCATACAACCGATTATTTCAAGCCGAGCCGCGAGCTGAGCGCTGAAGACGTCAAGTTCAGCTTCGACCGCATGCTCGACCCGGCCAACCCGTGGCACAAGGTCGCCCAGAGCGGCTTCCCCCATGCGCAGTCGATGCAACTGCCGAGCCTGATCAAGAAGATCGACGCCCTCGACCCGCTGACCGTGCGTTTTACCCTCGACCATCCGGATTCGACCTTCCTCGCGACGCTGAGCATGGGTTTCGCCTCGATCTATTCCGCCGAATATGCCGACAAACTGATGAAGGCCGGCGCCACCGACAAACTCAACAGCCAGCCGATCGGCACCGGCCCGTTCGTGTTCAATCGCTTCCAGAAAGACGCGGCGATTCGCTACAAGGCCAATCCAGACTATTTCCGTGGCAAGCCTGCCGTCGACCCGTTGATTTTCGCCATCACGCCGGACGCCAACGTGCGCCTGCAAAAGCTGCGGCGCAATGAATGCCAGATTGCCCTGTCGCCAAAACCACTGGACGTACAGGCTGCGCTGAAGGAGCCGACGCTGAAAGTCGAAAAGACTGACGCGTTCATGACCGCTTTCGTGGGCATTAACAGCCAGCATCCGCCGCTGGACAAGCCGGAAGTGCGCCAGGCGATCAACCTCGCTTTCGACAAGGCCAACTACATCAAAGCCGTGTTCGAAGACACCGCCGAAGCGGCCAACGGCCCGTACCCGCCGAACACCTGGAGCTACGCGAAGAACCTGCCGGGCTATCCACACGACGTGGCCAAAGCCAAGGCGCTGCTGGCCAAGGCCGGCTTGAAGGATGGCTTCCAGACCACAATCTGGACGCGGCCATCGGGCAGCCTGCTCAACCCGAACCCAAGTCTCGGCGCGCAGATGCTGCAATCGGATCTGGCCGAGATCGGCATCCAGGCAGAAATTCGTGTGATCGAATGGGGCGAGCTGATTCGTCGCGCCAAGGCCGGCGAGCATGATCTGCTGTTCATGGGCTGGGCCGGCGACAACGGCGACCCGGACAACTTCCTCACTCCGCAGTTTTCCTGCGCGGCGGTGAAGTCCGGGACCAACTTCGCGCGGTACTGCAACGCCGATCTGGACAAGCTGATCAGCGCCGGCAAGACCACCAGCGAGCAAGGCGTGCGCACCAAGCTGTATGAACAGGCACAGGCGCAGATCCAGCAGCAGGCGTTGTGGCTGCCACTGGCGCACCCGACGGCCTACGCTTTGACGCGCAAGGATGTTCAGGGTTATTCCGTCAGCCCGTTTGGCCGGCA
- the rpmB gene encoding 50S ribosomal protein L28 has protein sequence MSRVCQVTGKGPVTGNNISHANNKTRRRFLPNLQHHRFWVEEEKRFVRLRVSAKGMRIIDKRGITVVLAELRRDGKI, from the coding sequence ATGTCGAGAGTATGTCAAGTTACCGGTAAGGGTCCGGTGACTGGGAATAACATTTCCCACGCAAACAACAAAACCCGTCGTCGTTTCCTGCCGAACCTGCAGCATCACCGCTTCTGGGTTGAAGAAGAGAAACGTTTTGTGCGTCTGCGCGTATCTGCCAAAGGCATGCGTATCATCGACAAGCGTGGCATCACTGTCGTGCTCGCCGAACTTCGCCGCGATGGCAAGATTTAA
- the rpmG gene encoding 50S ribosomal protein L33 gives MRELIRLISSAGTGHFYTTDKNKRTTPDKIEIKKYDPVVRKHVMYKEGKIK, from the coding sequence ATGCGTGAATTGATTCGTTTGATCTCGAGCGCCGGTACTGGTCACTTCTACACTACCGACAAGAACAAGCGTACTACCCCGGACAAAATCGAGATCAAGAAATATGATCCGGTTGTTCGCAAGCACGTGATGTACAAGGAAGGCAAAATCAAGTAA